The genomic interval ctccatGCTATGCTCGTCCGCTTAGGAGCCAAGCGCCTGTCAAGGCACTGGTTTCATGGCAGGGAGCAGGTGCAAGATTGCGCAAAAAAAAATAAGGAAAGAGTTGGAGATAGCAGAAGCGCGAACGCTGTCTGCCGCTATCAGAAATTCTGCAGTTGGCACCCCCGATTGGGAGCCCATAGTTCATCACAGCAGCAGAGTGCAGTGCCCTGCTCCGAACTACGACAGGGTGATGCGTGAGCCACCCCGAGCGCCTGCCAGGTAAGTTTAATCAGTTGGAGTTTGTGACACCTCCACGTCCAAAACCCGGTCAGGGCGTATAACCCTGAGGGAGTCAGCCTCTGGACACCCTGACTCATTCCCGTTTCCAGGCGTTTCCACGCCGCCGCGGGACGGCTTTTCCGCGTGTGCACGGCAGGTGCAAAGTTTCGGCACCCACTGCACCTAAAGTGCACGTGGAACACTGTTGTGACAGGTAGTGTGTGGGTACAGCCCTTTTATCCCGTTCAGAGTGGTGACATGGAATCTGTAGGCACATTCAAAGTAAAGTGTACAGCTGTTTGTTCCCAGTTTCTGCGATGGCCGCTACGCCCTCAGGAAATAACTTGCGCTCCCTCAAGCGCAAAACGCGACAACCAAGAAGTCAGTTCATCCCGGATGAGGTATCACTGCAGACTAGGGTGGGTTTATCTAGTAAATAGTTGTCTCCATACCTCCTACGTTTTTTGGATATGACCAGATGTAGTCGCTGTCCATTTGAACGTGACACCGGTTACGGGTCCAGTGAAACCACGCTGTGTCACATCGGTTTGTCGGGAAGACACGGACGATGAACTGCCGACACCCTCAAAAATTGCGCTGCTCTGCGCCCACACGGTGGTACACGTATTTGAACCTCTGTGAGTTAACGAACAGTTGCGGGCAATTTCTCGACCCGTTTAAAACTTCAAACTCTTGAACTGGTGTAATCCTAATTCTGGCAAGCCAAACATTTGGAAATTTTGCAAGATAGCTCCGTTGCCACTTGCACACCTCGAACCGTTGCACAATTTCCCACGCACATATCTGTTGCCTGAACAATCGTGTTTGCCTTCCTCCTCAAAGTATCAAGGACTCTTCAACTGATACGACCGTTCCTTCCAAATGTCGGCGAACCGGCAACGAATCCTGTTATTTGATGACGGCTACAGCGTACACCTGCAACAGTACAAGCACACGGCTCGTCCTGCCATTTTCATATGGGGTGCCACGCACTGAACTCGTCTGTGACTTCGTCATGAGCAGAAAGAGTTATGCTGGCCTTTAATTGCGGTACGAGATACGAATGATAGAATCGCTTGAGCTTGCACTGAATGCAAGGTGGCTTTGGACAACCCCTTGATGCTTCACTAGTCGGAAAGCGACGAGTAAGAGTAGGCAGCACGCAGCATACATCAGTGAAGGAATGATCTTCTGGTATCGTCAGCGTAGTCTTTGGAGAACCCGAGCTATGAAAGGGATGAGTGCAAATAAATATAAAGACAGGTCGCAGCGAACTTCGACAGCTGCGAGGCAGTGGCGTGGTCTTCAAACTTCGCAGGATTGGCCCTGTAATGCTTCGTACTTTTACCGTCCTCTCTCAAGTTCCACAACTGGGCTCTAGCCTTCATTTCACCACTATACGCTTGATTTATACATTGAAGTTTTGGGACTTCTTCAAAAGTTGAACTGACTTCTCCATGCTGATCCTTGAGTACGTCTGCAGGACCAGTCGGCGTCAAGAATGCTGACTTGGTGGCGCAACGAGGTGGTAGGCAAGTTGGTGAATCATCCCTTTCACCTGGCCCTGCACTGGATAAACGATGCGCCAGTAACGATTGCTCACGAGCATGTGATGGACAACGAAATTGAGTTTCAAAACCGATTTCACCTGGACAGCGGACGAGAGGCGCACTCCACGACGTATCAGGGACCCACTGAAGGCTTTGTCACTGAATAGAGAACTGCCTAAGCTGGACGAACTGGGGGTCCCTCTTCTCCAAGCCACCACGTCTCAGACTATTCCCCGCTGACAAGGCCATCGCAAAAGCCTAAATCAGAGGAATTTGGGTCCTTTTTCCCTGAGCCACCACGTCTCAAACTCTTCCTTGCTGACAAGACCATCGTGATCTTCATCCAGTGCCTCGAATATGAACTTTAGTTCAACCTCGTTAATCATAAGATTCATTTCCTTGACTCCCTCCCGAAGATCATCAACAGTAAGCAGTCCGTCGCCCCGTTTGTTAAGTAGCTCGAATTTCCGATCAAGCAAGTCAAGTTTTTCTGCCATCGTTTTCGACTGAAATTCCTCTCCATCATACTCGCGCATCTTAGCCATCATCGTATTGAGCTTGCAAGCCGCATAGAGGCCCCATATCACGTTTAGAACCCCGCAGAGTAACAACGCCAGTCCAGGTATGAATTTGAAAAGGTTCAGAAGGTCCTTCACCGACACGCACAATGAAGCAACAAACATTTGAACCAATCCTCTTCCTGCAGTGAATTCGATGAACTGAATGTAGAAGTGGATCATGGACCGCACTC from Toxoplasma gondii ME49 chromosome VIIa, whole genome shotgun sequence carries:
- a CDS encoding EF hand domain-containing protein (encoded by transcript TGME49_280480~Predicted trans-membrane domain (TMHMM2.0):86-109:118-141:147-170:184-207) — translated: MTDQEPLLPQMVEREVGERSASDPEARGSSATPDQTGTRPSRAQQIIRRGTVHAKEVAKKGYEKSRLFIINQYTKFKEDPKRGPRFLTWVSVAACVILIPGLFFDIITLALTLSPMDVLADIYAALGCVLLISAEFSRISARFGVRSMIHFYIQFIEFTAGRGLVQMFVASLCVSVKDLLNLFKFIPGLALLLCGVLNVIWGLYAACKLNTMMAKMREYDGEEFQSKTMAEKLDLLDRKFELLNKRGDGLLTVDDLREGVKEMNLMINEVELKFIFEALDEDHDGLVSKEEFETWWLREKGPKFL